One genomic window of Danio rerio strain Tuebingen ecotype United States chromosome 24, GRCz12tu, whole genome shotgun sequence includes the following:
- the LOC141375024 gene encoding uncharacterized protein — translation MLGEASMEALELELEEVESQIRALLVRRTQLREQWASLVVPIAKVASSSKVRGNYNHIIPSTSTPRPSLFRPSAPGARLGQASFTPTPSYHGAWVQPRKVLARSRGRTSPPPVFEISTENCFSPLRELGFDVAIIGDSIVRHVHAASSKGNKVRTFCFPGARVRNISTQIPTILGAAECPGAVVLHVGTNDTGLRQSEILKKDFRSLMETVRRTSPAL, via the exons ATGTTGG gagaagcatcgatggaggcgctggagctggagctggaagaagtggagtcccagatccggGCACTTCTGGTGAGGCGGACGCAGCTACGAGAACAATGGGCGTCGCTTGTTGTACCTATCGCTAAGGTCGCCTCATCAtctaaggtacgtggaaattacaaccacatcattccctctacctcaaccccgcgtccttctctgttcaggcccagcgcacccggggcgcggctcggccaggcgtcgttcacgccgacacccagctaccacggcgcctgggtgcagccgcgtAAGGTGCTTGccagatcccggggcagaacgtctcctcctcccgtgttcgagatctccacggagaactgcttctcccctctccgcgagttGGGTTTCGAcgtggccatcatcggtgactcgatcgttcgtcacgtccatgccgcctcctcaaaaggtaataaagtacgtactttctgctttcctggtgcccgtgtgagaaatatttctacacagattccaaccatcctgggcgctgccgagtgccctggtgccgttgtcctccacgtggggacaaacgacaccgggctccggcagtcggagatcctgaagaaggacttcaggagcctgatggAGACGGTTCGACGTACCTCGCCCGCCTTGtag